One part of the Populus alba chromosome 18, ASM523922v2, whole genome shotgun sequence genome encodes these proteins:
- the LOC118045999 gene encoding transcription termination factor MTERF15, mitochondrial, whose product MVRPTETLHHLTASAPAPFKPKPRFLSSNQSHYRKQISLTTLLQRYGFPPSQLQTFLSRNHFLLNSNLHDTEKSLGMLTSSFKIPHKSVVSLIIDCPGVLDFDFLKRWEFGLSKFADLGVPPLLIKTVLEHSKKFQIDPDRFNETLKVLKGLGFSESTTRRVLEGFPGVIALKECEIHRRIQFLMAIGIPRDGVDRVFNSFPEVLGFGIENRLMPLLNEFKDLGFSEELVRKEIIREPRILGMEVGELSRCLDLIRSLKCREPIKLKIFSKGEFRAGFEVKLRVDCLCKHRLIRREAFKILWKEPRVILYEIDDIEKKIDFIVKTVGLNVGCLVDVPEYLGVSFEKQVVPRYKVIEYLRAKGGLGDEVGLKAMIKLSRLRFYNLYVKPYPECEKMFGRFSGDVQVKNQHPAGLWKLLKPQQRDPDSKEDVKNMKSFMEGLV is encoded by the coding sequence ATGGTTCGACCAACAGAAACTCTTCATCACCTCACTGCATCCGCACCAGCACCCTTTAAACCAAAACCCCGTTTCTTGTCCTCAAATCAATCCCACTACAGGAAGCAAATTTCCCTCACCACTCTCCTTCAGAGGTACGGTTTCCCTCCCTCTCAGCTACAAACTTTCCTTTCTcgaaatcattttcttttgaattccAATTTACATGATACGGAGAAATCCCTTGGTATGCTCACATCATCCTTCAAGATTCCACATAAATCCGTTGTTTCTTTGATCATTGACTGTCCCGGGGTGTTGGACTTTGATTTCTTGAAGAGATGGGAATTTGGTTTGTCGAAATTTGCAGATTTGGGTGTTCCTCCATTGCTCATCAAAACTGTTTTGGAGCATTCTAAGAAATTCCAGATTGACCCAGATAGGTTTAATGAGACTTTGAAGGTTTtgaagggtttagggtttagtgaAAGTACTACGAGGAGGGTTTTAGAGGGTTTTCCTGGAGTGATTGCTTTGAAGGAATGCGAAATACATAGGAGAATTCAATTCTTGATGGCAATTGGAATTCCTAGAGATGGAGTTGACCGCGTTTTCAATTCATTTCCTGAGGTTTTAGGGTTTGGAATTGAAAATAGGCTAATGCCATTACTCAATGAGTTTAAGGATTTGGGTTTTAGTGAAGAGCTGGTTAGGAAAGAGATTATTAGAGAGCCTCGGATTCTCGGTATGGAAGTAGGTGAACTCTCGAGGTGTTTGGACTTGATTAGGTCTTTGAAATGTCGAGAACCGATCAAATTGAAGATTTTTAGTAAGGGAGAATTTAGAGCTGGGTTTGAAGTGAAACTTAGAGTCGACTGCTTATGCAAACATCGGTTGATTCGCAGAGAAGCTTTTAAGATATTGTGGAAAGAGCCGAGggtaattttatatgaaatagaTGACATTGAGAAGAAGATTGATTTTATAGTGAAAACAGTGGGATTGAATGTCGGTTGTTTGGTTGATGTTCCAGAGTATCTGGGTGTGAGTTTTGAGAAGCAGGTTGTTCCTCGATATAAGGTAATAGAGTATTTGCGTGCAAAAGGTGGACTTGGTGATGAGGTAGGATTGAAGGCCATGATCAAGCTAAGTAGGCTTAGATTCTATAATCTTTATGTTAAGCCATATCCAGAATGTGAAAAAATGTTTGGAAGGTTTTCAGGTGATGTTCAAGTTAAAAACCAACATCCGGCTGGATTATGGAAGCTTTTGAAACCCCAACAAAGGGATCCTGACTCGAAAGAAGATGTGAAGAACATGAAGTCTTTCATGGAAGGACTTGTTTAG